The Heyndrickxia acidicola sequence CCTAAAAATAGAAAGAGGTGCATGATTATTATGTACGGTATAACTCATTATGGAGTATTTTTATTAACAGGAATTTTGTTAAACTTAATTCCTGGTGCAGACACTATGTATATTGTTGGGCGAAGCATGTCACAAGGCAGAAAAGCTGGTGTATATTCTGTTTTGGGCATTATTACCGGTTCTTTGACTCACACGTTGTTCGTTGCGTTTGGTTTATCAATGATACTTGTAAAATCTGTTTTCTTATTTAATGCAATTAAGATTATTGGTGTTATATATTTAGTGTATTTAGGGATTCGCATGTTACTTGATAAATCCAATGCAACGTTTCAGGCAACTGCACCCGACAAGCTAAATATACGGAAACTATACGTGCAAGGACTTTTGACGAGTCTTACAAATCCAAAAGTATCTTTGTTTTTTATTGCGTTTCTTCCACAATTCATAGATACAAAGGCTTCGGGACCCATCCCATTTCTCATCCTGGGACTGACCTTTACAACCACTGGGTTGTTATGGTGTTTATTTGTTGCTTATTTTTCTTCTTATGTTACAAAAAAACTAAGAGGAAACCAAAAAGTAGGAATGGTTTTAAACAAAATTACAGGAATGATCTTTATCGGCATGGGTATTAAACTACTGCAAACAAAAGCTCCTAACTAAACTTTAATTAAACCAACAATGCCCCCCACAAATATTCAAGTTTAAGTCGATTCATATATAGGAAGAATCCCTTCAGATGTACCGCTGAAGGGATTCTTCTCCTTATTCCACTAAACTGCCCCGTTCGTATTATAAGGTTAACCAGAATGCTAAATATTTCTGGTTGACCTTATTTATTTTGGTCTTATTATATCAGTAGCCAGGGTAGAACGTAACTGCCCGTGGGGCATAGACCCCGTCAGCTAAACCGTTCACCCCCTACTTGTAGAAACATGATTGAGGCTGGTTGGGACACTTAGATCTCGTATAACAAGAGAAGCTGTGATACTGCATGGAGGAATTAGGGGTACTGGCAATTACTAGTTTAGGAGGAGGATTTAGAAATGAATCCAGTCATAGGTCTGGATGTATCAAAAGGAGGAAGTCAGGTTCAAGCATTTTTAGGGAAAGGCAAACCTTATCGTAAGAGTTTTAAAGTTTCT is a genomic window containing:
- a CDS encoding LysE family translocator, with protein sequence MYGITHYGVFLLTGILLNLIPGADTMYIVGRSMSQGRKAGVYSVLGIITGSLTHTLFVAFGLSMILVKSVFLFNAIKIIGVIYLVYLGIRMLLDKSNATFQATAPDKLNIRKLYVQGLLTSLTNPKVSLFFIAFLPQFIDTKASGPIPFLILGLTFTTTGLLWCLFVAYFSSYVTKKLRGNQKVGMVLNKITGMIFIGMGIKLLQTKAPN